A window from Triticum aestivum cultivar Chinese Spring chromosome 6D, IWGSC CS RefSeq v2.1, whole genome shotgun sequence encodes these proteins:
- the LOC123144916 gene encoding putative GEM-like protein 8, with product MEGATNQDHVIGIPVNSTAYGIEEPDFPAEEETTITPPDHGGFVSGSFQSINNNDGDSNGSTVTDREQTSQVRRKRGKIAQGIKEHVALGPKLSETVKGKLTLGARILQAGGVEKVFRQWFSVDKNERLVRASQCYLSTTAGPIAGMLFVSTERVAFRSDRSLAVAAPDGAKLRVPYKVTIPLRKVRRAVPTQNKHKPEQRYIEVLTNDGFEFWFMGFLSYHRSLQHLEQAIAQARR from the exons ATGGAGGGGGCAACGAATCAGGACCATGTGATTGGGATCCCGGTCAACAGCACGGCCTACGGCATAGAGGAGCCCGACTTCCCCGCGGAGGAGGAGACAACGATCACCCCTCCTGATCATGGCGGATTCGTCTCCGGTTCCTTCCAATCTATCAACAACAACGACGGCGATTCCAACGGCTCCACGGTGACCGATCGCGAGCAGACGAGCCAAGTTCGCAGGAAGAGGGGAAAGATCGCCCAGGGCATCAAAGAACACG TGGCTCTGGGGCCAAAGCTGTCGGAGACGGTCAAGGGGAAGCTCACGCTGGGCGCCAGGATCCTCCAGGCCGGCGGCGTCGAGAAGGTGTTCCGGCAGTGGTTCTCCGTGGACAAGAACGAGCGGCTGGTGAGGGCGTCGCAGTGCTACCTGTCCACCACGGCGGGGCCCATCGCCGGGATGCTCTTCGTGTCCACGGAGCGCGTCGCCTTCCGCAGCGACCGCTCGCTGGCGGTGGCCGCCCCCGACGGCGCCAAGCTCCGCGTGCCGTACAAGGTGACGATACCGCTGCGCAAGGTGAGGCGCGCCGTGCCCACCCAGAACAAGCACAAGCCGGAGCAGCGCTACATCGAGGTGCTCACCAACGACGGCTTCGAGTTCTGGTTCATGGGCTTCCTCAGCTACCACAGGTCGCTGCAGCACCTGGAGCAGGCCATCGCGCAGGCGCGGCGATGA